The genomic interval CATCAAATGGGTGATGCTGGTGCTGAGTATGTTTTGGAGTCCCCTCGGGTCTTCACCACCATGGAGGAGGCTGGGGCTCACTTGAAGGGTTATCATCTCCACTCATTCTTCTGGTACCCCATGTTTGCAATGGGCATGAACTATGAGAAGTATTACAACTCTCTCAAGATTGTTGGCAATACCTCTTGCAACACCAACTGCTTGGCCCCTCTGGCCAAGGTCATCCATAACAACTTTGGCATCGTGGAGGGACCCATGACCACGGTCTATGCCATCACTGCCACCCAGGAGACCATGGACGACCTCTCTGGGAAGCTGTGTCACCATGGCCAAGGAGCTACCCAGAACATTCTCCCTACTTCTTCTGGTGCTGCCAAGGCTGTAGGCAAGGTCATCCCTGAGCTAAATAGGAAGCCCACTGGCGTGGCCTTCTGTGTCCCGATTCCCAACGTGTCAATTGTAGGTATGATCTGCAGCCTAAAGAAAACTGACAAGTACAATGACATCAAGAAGGTGGTGAAACAGGCATTAGAGGGCCCCCTCAAGTGCACCCTGGGTAACACTGAGGACCACTTTGTCTCCTGTGACTTTAACATTGATACCCACTCTTACACTTTTGATGCTGGAGCAGGCTTTGCTCTCAATGACCACTTTGTCAAGCAAATTTCCTATTATGACAATGAATTTGGCTACAGCAACTGGGTGGTGGACCTTATGGTCCACATGGTCTCCAAGGAGTATGAGTCCCCTGGACCACCAGCCCGAGGGAgcgaaagaggaagagacagtgcCTCAGCTGCTGGAGAATCCTTGCCCCAACTCACCCCCCCAACATACTGAGAATCCCCCAACCTCTACACAGTTTCCATTACAGACCCcctgaagaaggggaggggcttggggagCCCTACTTGTCATGTACCATCTATAAGTATACTATAcccagacaaaaaaataatatgagTGTTGGATGAATATAGGGATGGATAGATAGAGTTGTGATAAGTAGAGTGAAATGTTAATTAATGGTAGAATCTAGGTTATAGGTACAGGGGTGttccatgaaaaattataaaaatttttctataagttggaaattttcataacaaaatactggaaataatCACCATTGGCACTCCTTTTGTAGTGCCCTTGAGGCAAACTTTGATCAAAAGGGTGTAACAATTCAATTTATCCAAGGTTTACTGAGTACCCACCTTGGCAAAGTTTGGTGCCGGGTATGAGATTTCATTGGGATTCCATACTTAGAAGTCTTCCTCTATTCTTAGATGGGGCTAGTGCTCTGAGCAGCTATTGCCCTCCCTTTAATTCTGATTCCAGCAGGGAGAATATAGGTAAATGTATCCCAACACTTTGGAATTGatggattccttccttccttccttccttccttccttccttccttccttccttcccttcttccctccttctctccatccaTGTGTACTCTATTTCTCTGTTTGGTGTAGGTCGTTTAAAAAGTGTTGGAGATGGAGTTCTACAATCAAGAAGCTTAACATGTAATGGGAATCTCAGCATGAAGTCACTATTCCTGCAAGTTCCACTCTGACATTGTTTATTCATACTTTCAGACAACATCACTTCACAACGAGGTATGTAATGTAAGATATGTGAAAATACACTTGTGTGCATCTGGAAAActtcaaaagtaaaatttaaaaaaaaaaatttcctgataATTTCTAAAGCCACAAAGTGTTTCAGtcacaaataaaaaaccaagGCTTTCCTGTGGGAAACTTTAGAGAAAACCTAACAAAACTTTTACCCAATTGGAGTAAACCATTAAATACGTAAAAGCACTTTAGTAGCACATAAAACCAAACCAAGTCCTCTGAAAATCATGGGGCCAAATCAAATGCTAAGATTTAAAAAGTCCCAACTGAATGAAGTCTCACCCAAGTCCTGCCAAGGGAGTTACTGCTCCCTCCAGAGTTGTCTcctttttttattggttttaattAAGTTTTACAGAATAAATTAGTTCACCATATTTGAATCACATTTgcacacagagatgaaaagttcttctttttcccttccaaatCAGGGCTTTACTACAGAAAAAGCAATCTGTGTGATGCAACTACTATTGAAGCTCCAGTCAATAAAAATGTCCAGCGAAgtaggagggagaggaaatgggaaagagaaCCAAAGAGGAAGAAGCAAGAGCAAAGGAAGCAAATGGAGAACAgagaagggcaggaaaaaaatgaggaaaagtagATGAAGCCCTGGGGCAGCCAATGACTCAGTGCTCTTAGTTGGAGCCAAATGCTAAAAACTTGCTGTGAGATTCTAAACATGTGTCTGGTTCCCTTTGTCTGGTTCCCTTTGCCTTCGCTTCAAAATCAGTAAACTGCTCAGTGAAAGTCTTCATATCCCATTGTTTGCTCTTAGAAACTGGGGTGTCAGGTACTCTGTGATCCTAAGAATCAGTGATCCAGATCCCTGCTTCTTGGCTTTTTAGTATCATCTACAACAGGAAAAAGATCTCTCTCACCTATTTCTGTTTTGGTATTAGAATTTCTGGATGTTTTTCTTTACTTGCTTTTGCCTCAGTTTAAAcatagaatgaaaaagaaacaaacacatgaaaaacaaagagagaaacttGAAACTTAGAGTGGCAGGTCCTTCCACAAGATGGtgcttatctttctctgatttgttctggttatttatttatttacttatttatttagaaacagagagaaagaaagaaaacattggggagaggcagagagagaggtagagacagaatcccaagtaggctccacattcagtgtggagctggatgcagggcttgatcccaaccctgggatcatgacctgtgccgaaatcaagagttggatgctcagctaactgagctatccaggtgcccgtctttctctgtttttattttccaccGTGAGAATTGGAATGACTGTGACTTGGGTTTCAAAATGATTTGGTTgattatacatacacatttctGAAAGAATCATAGGATTTTATTCATTGGGATATTTAAGTTACATGGTACATTATTGAAGTGGGAAATGAAGGGAGTATTGCAGTTTGGGTATTcctggaaacagactctgagatggagattaGCATGTAGGGAATTATGGAATATTCATGGGACTGACACCTGCATAAGCAAATGGAAGGAAGCAGGATTGGACGTAGGATGAGTTTAGACTGTTTTGTAGCCCTAATGCAGATCTTAGCTAACTCTTGGGGCTCTGAAGCTGGGACAACCGACCTTCCATAGTTGTTCCTTTTGGGGATCAGAGGCCAGGCCCTTATACTTCTGTACTGACCAGTCCCTGGATTTGGGCAGCTCCATGAGACAGCCTACTGTCTGGTGAGACAGCTCTCTTTAGCAGAGGGTCTTCTGGAAGAAGGCTGGCATCTGAGAGTGTGGTCACCAACAGTATTCCCAGCAACTGTGGGAATAAATCTTGCCTTCCTGGAGGGAGAGTACAGCATCCACTATAAAGGgcatactttcttcttttccttctttttcttattctacaTCTCCTAGAATGTAGCAGCCACACTCCCACATGGTTCTATGGTCTCTCCATAGGCATGCAGTTAGCCTGGGATAGTCCTTgtcagttttttttctgtttcaggttGGTTCCCTGAGCAGCTAAAGCTGTGGCTTCAATTTTCCTACCAGCTTATCTTTCACCTTTGGTTTGAAATTGAGAAAGACCAATGTGCCTCGATGGAGAAATTCCACCTAGTCAGATTGCTGGGCTGGGGAGGAACAAAGCATGACCCATCAGTGAGAAATGTACAAGTACTGCATTGGTTTCTGCTAATTTTTCTGATCTGTTTGGTGGTGCAGAAATGGATGgtggttgtttttctgtttcttgctcGTAAGGAATGTTAATATGAGTTTCAAGTCAATCCACTGGTGGATCTATATATTTTCCTTGGAGAGCTTAAGAAGGGCTcactaaataatattcttttcCACCCATCAATCTGTGTTAGGAAGATGTATGACTGGTATCTAAGGCGCTGTCAGTGTGTTATTTTCCATGTTCCTCTCACatgtcaaatataaaaatacagccTGTCAGTGTAAATGTGATATGGGGCATTGTTCAGAGAGACTGTGAAAAATCCTGCAGTGCTCCCTGATTCATCATTTCAACAGCCTAATCATTTCATAGCCCCGTCTAAACAAAAACAGTTAAGGGCATTCCGACTTAGGGGGTACTGAATCAGGGTTGATTCAGAAAGGACTGAAAGATCCcatgagaaaaaatgttttggagaaaataagagaagCCTTGTCTTTGTCCTCAATTTCCTAGTTCCTGATCTTTTTCGGGAGGTTGTTTATCAGTTAATTATTCTCCACCACACCCTGCACCCTGACATTTTGCCAAAGCGGCCGGAAGGCCTcgttaaatcagaatttctactTTCAGCTCACCTGTCACAGCTAAAGGCTTCCTCAAATGCATTGACATCgattaatatttaatgattgaATAGTAGAAATATTGGCTCagcactttttactttttcttcctttaaatgaaaaaaaaaaaaccctttaggaTGGACTTGGCTTCATGTGCACTCAGCTCTAGATTTTTCCAGTGTGAAATTTATGTGGGTGTCAAGAAGGGTAAAAGACCATCGCCCTGTAGAAAGCAATGTGTGCTCTAGGAAAAGGCTAGcctgtgacagagagagaaaactaacATTTAATTAGCACTCACTCTGTCAGGCACTATATTAGGTACCTTCCATTATTCATCTCCAATAGTCACAACGCATCTACAAGGTAggtatctttatttcatttgcaaatgaggaaacaccttcaaagaaggtagaaaatttgcctgaggtcacatatTCAAGTGACAGAGCCCATATTTGAATCTTGCATTGTTGGGCTACATGGTCCATACTCTTTCCAAACACATGTTGCCTCCCTGCCAAAAGGAAGCCTGAGCCCGATTGAGGCAGTGCCTTATTTGACTCCAGCAATTATTTTGTGTCCTTGTGTCTCcatttttccatctgtgaaataggCTATAAGCCAGATCTTGAATTATAATTTGGGCTCTTTCAGGACAATGAGATTCTGGTTTTAAATCAAGTTAGCTCTTAGTTTATATGAGCAATACcttacagataatttttttatggCATGCAGATGGAAAAGGAGACTAAGAAACATTTCCTTCCAGGGCAAGTAATAACACATATAAACatgctaaaacaaaaacaccttcaaATGTGTATAGTGTGCATATTTAGGGAGATTGATCATCATAATAATGATAGTGGAGAAGAGGCATGCTCAGGTGGAAAGAGGGTAGACTTTGGATCAGACAGTTAAGTTCTGCTGCTGGTTCCAATTAGCTCTGAGACACTGGGGCAAGTTTTGTAACCCCTacaagcctccatttcctcataaataaaatagggataataatccCTACTTCGCAAAAATTTTGTGAAGAGGCAAAAAGGTAATGTATTTAAGGGACCTTGAATGGTGTTTGGTACAAAGTGGGCACCTGTTAAATAAGGGGTTGgtattattaacattaaaaaagaggagtgcctggggagctcagttggttaagcgtctgactttggctcaggtcatgatctcactgttcatgagtttgagccccgcatctggctctgtgctgacagattatagtcaggagtctgctttggattctgtgtctccctgtctctctgcccctccccctctcactctttgtctctcaaaactaaatatcaaaaaacttaaaaaatattaaaaaagaaattatcaaccTTCATAAGAATACTGGGTTAGTTCAACTTTGTCATTTGTTGACAGACAGTAACTAGACACATGCCAAAGGGAACGTATAGATGAAGTAACAAAGGAATCATGTCACTAACTCAACACCCTAGGTATATGAGAATCATGAATAGTGAGTTTCagtgagcaaaggagggacaCTTTATTCAGCTTGGAGAGTCAGAAAAGGCCTGCTGGAGGAGACACCtgctctgagttttgttttggtttttaaaatatttatttatttttgagggagagagagagggcaagtgcaccagcaggggaggggcagagaaagaaggagagagagaatcccaagcacattccttgctgtcagcacagaactatACTCTAGGCTAGAACTTataaacctgagccaaaatcaagagtcagttgcttaactgactgaaccattcaGGACCCCCTGCCTGCTCTGAATCTTAAGGCATAAAAAGGTTTGCTGGGAGTTGTGGGTTTCTGGCTGTCCCACAAAGTCTTTTCTCTCCTCCGCAGTACTGAAGATACAGCTTTGCCCAAGGTACCCAGTTTGAGATAATGTTACCCAGCCTCATTGGCAGCTTGGGTGTGGCCTTTCAACTAGTTTATCACTTTTCATTGATGCTTAATGTGTGCACTGTGTGCATCCATTGCTTAAAGAAAtggcctatttaaaaaaaaaaaatcaaaaaaaaaaaaaaaaaaaaaggggcgcctgggtggcgcagtcggttaagcgtccgacttcagccaggtcacgatctcgcggtccgtgagttcgagccccgcgtcgggctctgggctgatggctcagagcctggagcctgtttccgattctgtgtctccctctctctctgccccctcccccattcatgctctgtctctctctgtcccaaaaataaataaacgttgaaaaaaaaataaaaaaaaaagaaatggcctaTTCATTCACCCATgtatggacattttggttgttatGAATACTACAAAACTTTTGAAATTGCATACCTTAAATATGTGCAGTTCAATGTACATAAAGTATACTTTAATAAAGTACATATAAACCAAATAaccaggaaacaaaaaagaaaatagcttgccctctagtttttctctttctcccttcctatgGGCTGGACTACAGATGTGGTTGTGACTCAGATTTGAAAATGCAGTTAGAAACATCCCAGGAGATGTCAGAGCAACCAGATAGTAGGAATCTGGGTCATGCTAGCATCATGGTACAGAGATGCCACACCAGCTTGGAATTTTTCTTTGGACTGGCAGATGAGGGAGATATTGCCATCTAATTTAAGCCATGTGTTTTGGgagtatttttgttacagcagcgtAGTCTATACCCTAACTCTACTACATCAGGCAACAATACCAACATAATTACCTAGTATTTCTCAAAAGATTGTCCAAGTGCCACCTTTATCAGAATGAGCTGGACTgcatattaaaaatgcaaatttcaggcATCGTGAAGCCAAATTCTGGAGGGATAGTAGTGcagggaatctgcattttaaacttGCTCTTGTGTCATGACTATACAAACTAAAGATacaattatcctggattattagctttttgcttttttatcacCTGTGGAAAATGGCCAAGACAGTAGACAGGAATTGACCATTTGGTATTTGTAAGTAAGGTTATACATAAGAGGTCATTAAGTAAAGTCAGTAGAATTTTTCCAGTTATGCTTAGAAATCTGTGTGAGAATCATTGTTATACCCTTTTAATTTGCTACTTCAAACTCTGGGCAGGGGATAACAGCCTCAACATCATATTGAAgttttttagaaatgcaaaatcggggcgcctgggtggctcagtcggttgagtgttcgacttcggcccaggtcatgatctcgcggtccgtgggttcgagcccccgcatcgggctctgtgctgacagctcagagcccgaagcctgtttcagattctgtgtctccctctctttctgaccctcccctgttcatgctctgtctctctatgtctcaaaaataaataaacattaaaaaaaaataaaaaaaaaaaaaagaaatgcaaaatctcaggccccagcc from Leopardus geoffroyi isolate Oge1 chromosome D2, O.geoffroyi_Oge1_pat1.0, whole genome shotgun sequence carries:
- the LOC123577291 gene encoding LOW QUALITY PROTEIN: glyceraldehyde-3-phosphate dehydrogenase-like (The sequence of the model RefSeq protein was modified relative to this genomic sequence to represent the inferred CDS: inserted 1 base in 1 codon) produces the protein MVKVRVNRFGCIGHLLTRDAFNSGKVDIVAINDPFIDLTYMVYMFQCDPTHSKLNGTVKVENGKLVINGKPISIFQKKDPTNIKWXDAGAEYVLESPRVFTTMEEAGAHLKGYHLHSFFWYPMFAMGMNYEKYYNSLKIVGNTSCNTNCLAPLAKVIHNNFGIVEGPMTTVYAITATQETMDDLSGKLCHHGQGATQNILPTSSGAAKAVGKVIPELNRKPTGVAFCVPIPNVSIVGMICSLKKTDKYNDIKKVVKQALEGPLKCTLGNTEDHFVSCDFNIDTHSYTFDAGAGFALNDHFVKQISYYDNEFGYSNWVVDLMVHMVSKEYESPGPPARGSERGRDSASAAGESLPQLTPPTY